From Actinopolymorpha cephalotaxi, one genomic window encodes:
- a CDS encoding lipopolysaccharide biosynthesis protein, with protein MTADRTRSPARGSGPSNADRPADDLGTDEMADRPLPASLSLHAASGVLWTITQKFGVRVTSLVTLVILARQVGVEDFGVVAAAAVYLNSLYVIADLGFVSYIVQAERLDRRLLSTAVWFSAGAGTALAGLTMLAAPFLGQALGVPHFGPVLQGLAPAIVFTALAGTPMALLRRRLAFRSLAVPQVVAALSAQVVAVVLALTGAGVWALVAQYVINAVVTCLGVWLLAGWRPSLQFSPATAYTMARFGIRVIGGDLVGVLRGWIENVIIISVVGVAGVGYRSIALRLISLVTDTAASTMVSVSSTIFAQIKNERRRLAGAYLRACGVTLTVGVPVLSLLVVVSPVLVPLLYGPRWEASVAQAQVYALATVFVVHATLSRGLFLGIGRPGVWLLYGIAIDALTAVGTAISAPYGLTAIAVTYLGVVMVAAVVRLVLIARTLGLPARVQAFQMASQLGVAFGAAAPVWALVHWLDGRIPAILVLVIACLVMGTTVLVLFRFADPMALREIWAPMPRGIRRLVPAWVRRLGTSGRRRSGGPAYWWT; from the coding sequence ATGACCGCTGATCGCACGCGCTCGCCCGCCCGGGGGAGCGGTCCGTCGAACGCGGACAGGCCCGCAGACGACCTCGGGACCGACGAGATGGCGGACCGGCCGCTGCCGGCGTCACTGTCGCTGCACGCCGCGAGCGGAGTCCTGTGGACCATCACCCAGAAGTTCGGCGTTCGGGTCACCAGCCTGGTGACACTGGTGATCCTCGCCCGCCAGGTGGGAGTGGAGGACTTCGGTGTCGTCGCCGCGGCCGCCGTCTACCTGAACTCGCTGTATGTGATCGCCGATCTCGGCTTCGTCTCCTACATCGTGCAGGCAGAGCGGCTGGACCGGCGGTTGCTGAGCACAGCCGTGTGGTTCAGCGCTGGCGCGGGGACGGCGCTCGCGGGACTCACCATGCTCGCTGCCCCGTTCCTCGGACAGGCCCTCGGTGTGCCGCATTTCGGTCCCGTGCTGCAAGGTCTCGCTCCGGCAATCGTCTTCACCGCTCTGGCCGGAACTCCCATGGCGTTGTTGCGGCGCCGGCTGGCGTTCCGTTCGCTGGCGGTTCCGCAGGTCGTTGCCGCCCTTTCCGCACAGGTCGTGGCAGTGGTGCTGGCGCTGACCGGCGCCGGTGTCTGGGCGCTCGTCGCCCAGTATGTGATCAATGCCGTGGTGACGTGCCTGGGCGTCTGGCTGCTGGCAGGTTGGCGCCCGTCGCTTCAGTTCTCACCCGCGACCGCGTACACGATGGCGAGGTTCGGGATCCGGGTGATCGGCGGCGACCTGGTCGGCGTGCTTCGCGGATGGATCGAGAACGTGATCATCATCAGCGTCGTCGGCGTGGCCGGGGTCGGCTACCGGAGCATCGCGCTGCGGTTGATCAGCCTTGTCACGGACACCGCTGCGAGCACGATGGTGTCGGTATCCTCCACGATCTTCGCTCAGATCAAGAACGAACGACGACGGTTGGCCGGCGCCTACCTGCGCGCGTGTGGAGTCACCCTCACGGTAGGTGTGCCCGTGCTGAGCCTCCTGGTCGTGGTCAGCCCCGTCCTCGTTCCGTTGCTGTACGGCCCGAGGTGGGAGGCGAGCGTCGCCCAGGCCCAGGTGTACGCGCTCGCCACGGTGTTCGTGGTCCACGCCACCCTCAGCCGAGGGCTCTTCCTCGGAATCGGGCGCCCGGGCGTCTGGCTGCTGTACGGCATCGCGATCGACGCGCTCACCGCGGTCGGCACCGCCATCTCCGCGCCCTACGGCCTGACCGCCATCGCCGTCACGTACCTCGGGGTCGTGATGGTGGCTGCGGTCGTCCGGCTGGTACTCATAGCGCGCACCCTGGGACTTCCCGCTCGAGTGCAGGCCTTCCAGATGGCGTCGCAGCTTGGGGTGGCTTTCGGCGCCGCGGCGCCGGTCTGGGCTCTTGTGCACTGGCTCGACGGGCGGATACCGGCCATCCTCGTCCTCGTGATCGCCTGTCTCGTGATGGGGACGACGGTCCTGGTGTTGTTCCGGTTCGCCGATCCGATGGCGCTGCGCGAGATCTGGGCACCGATGCCACGAGGGATCCGCCGGCTGGTACCGGCGTGGGTCCGCCGGCTTGGAACCTCCGGACGCAGGCGGTCCGGAGGTCCTGCGTACTGGTGGACCTAG
- a CDS encoding DegT/DnrJ/EryC1/StrS family aminotransferase, whose translation MEFYRHSLGADEKDAVARVLDSLFLTTGEEVYAFEREFAEYLGAPEVVALASCTAAEHLALLALGLRPGDEVITTPLTFVATATAILHAGGVPVFVDVEPSTGNLDPERVEAAITRRTRAIVPVHLYGTMCDMVALRELADRFGLVLVEDAAHCVEGERDGVRPAGLGDAACFSFYATKTLTSGEGGAVALRDAAVADRLRTLRLHGMTKNAADRYHGLYQHWDMTELGWKFNMSNIQGAMLRPQLGRLNDRLLRREEIARKYDAAIDQLDGVERPVVPAATRPARHLYTVWVEPDRRDTYLGYLGRNGVGTAVNYRAIHTLRWLRENVKVEHDLSNAESIGARTLSLPLYDGLRDDEVSRVCDVLAAAAREA comes from the coding sequence GTGGAGTTCTACCGCCACTCCCTCGGCGCCGACGAGAAGGACGCGGTCGCACGAGTCCTCGACTCGCTCTTCCTCACCACCGGCGAGGAGGTCTACGCGTTCGAGAGGGAGTTCGCCGAGTACCTAGGCGCGCCCGAGGTGGTAGCGCTCGCGAGTTGCACTGCCGCGGAGCACCTTGCCCTCCTTGCGCTCGGCCTGCGGCCCGGCGACGAGGTGATCACCACTCCATTGACCTTCGTCGCAACGGCCACCGCCATCCTGCACGCCGGTGGAGTGCCCGTCTTCGTCGACGTCGAGCCTTCGACCGGCAATCTGGATCCCGAGCGCGTCGAGGCGGCCATCACTCGCAGGACGCGCGCCATCGTTCCGGTCCATCTGTACGGGACCATGTGCGACATGGTTGCCCTTCGAGAGTTGGCGGACCGCTTCGGGCTTGTTCTGGTCGAGGATGCGGCCCACTGCGTCGAGGGAGAGCGGGACGGCGTTCGCCCCGCCGGGCTGGGCGATGCGGCCTGCTTCAGCTTCTACGCCACGAAGACGCTCACCTCAGGTGAGGGCGGCGCCGTAGCGCTTCGAGACGCGGCCGTGGCCGACCGGCTTCGCACGCTACGCCTGCACGGGATGACCAAGAACGCGGCCGACCGCTACCACGGTCTTTACCAACACTGGGACATGACAGAGCTCGGCTGGAAGTTCAACATGTCGAACATCCAAGGTGCCATGTTGCGGCCCCAGCTCGGGAGGCTGAACGACCGGCTTCTGCGCCGCGAGGAGATCGCCCGGAAGTACGACGCCGCCATCGATCAGCTGGACGGCGTGGAACGTCCGGTTGTCCCCGCCGCTACGCGGCCGGCCAGGCATCTGTACACCGTCTGGGTCGAGCCCGATCGGCGCGACACCTACCTCGGTTACCTCGGGCGGAACGGCGTGGGGACCGCAGTCAACTACCGGGCGATCCACACGCTTCGCTGGCTGCGCGAGAACGTCAAGGTCGAGCACGACCTTTCCAATGCCGAGAGCATCGGCGCTCGGACGCTCTCACTGCCGCTCTACGACGGCCTGCGCGACGACGAGGTCTCCCGGGTCTGCGACGTCCTCGCAGCCGCCGCCCGTGAAGCCTGA
- a CDS encoding class I SAM-dependent methyltransferase, whose protein sequence is MSSSWQELQDRGHGAGHDYEPGSPHLRHWSLRDRLSAEIRAAVQRSFARSGACRVLEIGGGHGTVTDVALSAGAAVTVTEMSRSSVAVLQQKYRDNDRADVVHDPDGQSILRVGSRYDVVLFVSVLHHIPDYLGYVKDLLGILSPGGDLISFQDPLWYPRQSRTRLALHWSCYFAWRVLQGNIWRGVKTRVRHARGVLDEQLESDMVEYHVVRDGVDEEALAGLLKREFASTRLDRYWSTQSPVLQSLGERLDVPNTFALVAQGHHRPPGDVGA, encoded by the coding sequence ATGTCCAGTTCGTGGCAAGAGTTGCAGGACCGCGGGCACGGAGCCGGACACGACTACGAGCCCGGGTCGCCGCACCTGAGGCACTGGTCCTTGCGCGACCGGCTGTCGGCGGAGATTCGGGCGGCGGTGCAGCGCTCGTTCGCCCGGAGCGGAGCCTGCCGGGTCCTAGAGATCGGCGGCGGCCATGGCACGGTGACCGACGTGGCGCTGTCGGCCGGAGCGGCAGTGACAGTGACGGAGATGAGCCGCTCGAGCGTCGCCGTACTCCAACAGAAGTACCGTGACAACGATCGGGCCGACGTCGTCCACGATCCCGACGGCCAGTCCATCCTCCGCGTGGGTTCTCGCTACGACGTCGTTCTCTTCGTCTCCGTTCTGCATCACATCCCGGACTATCTGGGGTACGTCAAGGACCTGCTCGGCATCCTCTCCCCAGGTGGTGACCTGATCAGTTTCCAGGATCCGCTCTGGTATCCGCGGCAGAGCCGAACACGCCTCGCGCTTCACTGGTCGTGCTACTTCGCGTGGCGGGTACTCCAGGGCAACATCTGGCGAGGAGTGAAGACCAGAGTTCGGCATGCTCGGGGCGTCCTCGACGAACAACTCGAGTCGGACATGGTGGAGTACCACGTCGTTCGTGACGGCGTGGACGAGGAAGCGTTGGCAGGTCTGCTGAAGAGAGAGTTCGCCAGCACCCGCCTCGACAGGTACTGGTCCACTCAGAGTCCTGTCCTGCAGAGTCTGGGGGAGCGCCTCGACGTACCGAACACCTTCGCGCTCGTGGCGCAAGGGCACCACAGGCCTCCTGGTGACGTCGGGGCATAG
- a CDS encoding GNAT family N-acetyltransferase yields MKVRELTADELAARNGVGHEKVAVALGFDEAADGSLAFGRESFDSELLGLEIGRILDARAPTAQAHQELLSELASRARGLGFAQVLRRVDASDLPAVWALERSGFELMDVGVSFVRRLPGPMELPTYDDLVVRPATEDDVRAIVSGMAGSAWGSRYESDPAYTPDRVQALRTRWLWNSYRHRADAFLVGVVDRTATAGYVTCCLDGAGTATGEIELVGTLPAFRRRRVAARILEHALAWFSNRASVVLVRTQATNVAAAALYEQAGFTLHASDLTFRLSLDSRETPCPPSS; encoded by the coding sequence ATGAAGGTTCGTGAGCTGACGGCCGACGAGCTCGCCGCACGGAACGGCGTCGGGCATGAGAAGGTCGCCGTCGCCCTCGGCTTCGACGAAGCCGCGGATGGCAGCCTCGCTTTCGGCCGGGAGAGCTTCGACTCGGAGCTGCTCGGCCTGGAGATCGGTCGGATCCTGGACGCGCGGGCACCGACCGCCCAGGCACACCAGGAGCTGTTGTCCGAACTCGCCTCGCGCGCCAGAGGACTCGGATTCGCGCAGGTCCTGCGCCGGGTCGACGCCAGCGACCTTCCCGCCGTCTGGGCATTGGAGCGGTCCGGGTTCGAACTGATGGACGTCGGGGTGAGCTTCGTCCGTCGGCTGCCAGGACCCATGGAGCTACCAACCTACGACGATCTCGTCGTCCGTCCCGCCACCGAGGACGACGTACGCGCCATCGTCTCAGGGATGGCGGGATCGGCGTGGGGCAGCCGGTACGAGTCCGACCCGGCATACACACCCGATCGGGTGCAGGCACTTCGCACCCGTTGGTTGTGGAACAGCTACCGGCACCGCGCGGACGCGTTCCTTGTCGGCGTGGTCGACCGCACCGCCACCGCGGGGTACGTCACCTGCTGCCTTGACGGCGCCGGCACGGCGACCGGAGAGATCGAGCTAGTGGGGACCCTGCCGGCCTTCCGGCGTAGGCGCGTCGCGGCGCGGATCCTCGAACACGCGCTCGCCTGGTTTTCGAACCGAGCCTCCGTTGTGCTTGTCCGTACCCAGGCGACCAATGTTGCCGCCGCCGCACTCTATGAGCAGGCCGGCTTCACACTTCACGCCTCAGATCTCACGTTTCGGCTCAGCCTCGACTCTCGGGAGACCCCATGCCCTCCGTCCTCATAA
- a CDS encoding NAD-dependent epimerase/dehydratase family protein, whose product MPSVLITGGAGYIGAVLAEMLLEEGHRVVVLDRLFFGPEPLASLQQQGNIEVVKGDVRSPEPRMFDGIDAVVHLAAISNDPACDLDPQISQTVNVDGTLQTAKLAKGAGVPRFIFASSCSIYGDGHGEILDEDSPKRPTSLYARTKVEAESRLAELEDSDFSVTALRNATAYGLSPRMRFDLVINIMTLHAYTRRRIYVLGQGKQWRPLVHVRDIARAFMSVMSAPRDLVAGQAFNVGSSTQNFEVIRIAQMIRDVVPHTEVEVVPDDPDKRNYHVNFDKIERVLGWKPEKSPYEGIVEIKQALERGKVDGTIQTRTVDYYRYLLEAEAVLREVSYEGAVF is encoded by the coding sequence ATGCCCTCCGTCCTCATAACCGGCGGCGCCGGATACATCGGCGCGGTCCTTGCCGAGATGCTCCTTGAGGAGGGGCACCGTGTCGTGGTTCTCGATCGCCTGTTCTTCGGCCCAGAACCCCTGGCGTCCCTGCAGCAGCAGGGAAACATCGAAGTCGTCAAGGGCGACGTACGTTCGCCGGAGCCCCGCATGTTCGACGGGATCGACGCTGTCGTCCACCTCGCCGCAATCTCCAACGATCCCGCTTGCGACCTCGATCCCCAGATCTCGCAGACTGTCAACGTGGACGGAACTCTCCAGACAGCGAAGCTGGCCAAGGGCGCCGGCGTGCCGAGATTCATCTTCGCCTCGTCCTGCAGTATCTACGGGGATGGGCACGGGGAGATCCTGGACGAGGACTCCCCGAAGCGGCCGACCTCGCTGTATGCCCGGACGAAGGTCGAGGCCGAGAGTCGGCTTGCTGAACTCGAAGACTCCGACTTCTCCGTGACAGCGTTGCGTAACGCAACCGCCTACGGTCTCTCCCCCAGGATGCGGTTCGACCTTGTGATCAACATCATGACTCTGCACGCGTACACGCGGCGGCGGATCTACGTGTTGGGACAGGGGAAGCAGTGGCGGCCCCTCGTGCATGTCCGAGACATCGCCCGCGCGTTCATGAGCGTGATGTCGGCCCCGAGGGACCTGGTGGCTGGACAGGCATTCAATGTGGGTTCCAGCACGCAGAACTTCGAGGTCATCCGCATTGCCCAGATGATTCGGGACGTCGTGCCCCACACGGAGGTCGAAGTTGTTCCGGACGACCCCGACAAACGGAATTACCACGTGAACTTCGACAAGATCGAGCGAGTGCTGGGGTGGAAACCAGAGAAGTCGCCCTACGAGGGGATCGTCGAGATCAAGCAGGCCCTCGAGCGGGGAAAGGTAGACGGCACCATCCAGACGCGGACGGTGGACTACTACCGGTACCTGCTGGAGGCGGAGGCAGTGCTCCGCGAGGTGTCCTACGAGGGCGCGGTCTTCTGA
- a CDS encoding glycosyltransferase family 4 protein produces the protein MPTNSRILLLTDHFLPGFKAGGVLRSVANFVEDVGGEYDIWIMTRDRDLGDRHRYPHTSKRKWSRHRSAHVAYLDGGSPRDLAWAVSEARRIRPDLVYLNSYMSTLTSILPLCVRRISGTRTRFLLAPRGELSDHALSMKPTRKRLYRAFAARTRLHDGVMFHTSTEVDAADVARYHPSSRILISPDTVRIPGGPNLAVPQRPVKLVHISRISPIKNLHRVIQALAHVETRVQLDVWGPIEDPAYWKLCNQATAELPVTAEVRYRGQIHSSEVHDMLGRYHALVCCSLSENFGQNVAEALAAGCPVIVSNTLHWATVVDGTAGWTVDPVNLQDLAAVLKMVTMAPDDEWRRLRIGCSTALGLSQEIGARMSGRQLIEAALSS, from the coding sequence GTGCCCACGAACTCGCGCATCCTGTTGTTGACCGACCACTTCCTGCCAGGCTTCAAGGCAGGCGGCGTACTCCGATCGGTTGCCAACTTCGTCGAAGACGTCGGCGGAGAATACGACATCTGGATAATGACCCGAGATCGCGACCTCGGCGACAGGCACCGGTATCCGCACACATCAAAGAGGAAATGGTCACGTCATCGGTCGGCACATGTCGCCTATCTTGACGGCGGCTCGCCTCGGGACCTCGCCTGGGCCGTATCCGAAGCGCGCAGGATCAGGCCCGACCTGGTGTACCTGAACAGCTACATGTCCACGCTGACATCGATCCTGCCGCTGTGCGTCAGGCGCATCAGCGGGACGCGGACACGGTTTCTGCTCGCGCCGCGCGGGGAGCTCTCCGATCACGCACTTTCGATGAAGCCCACGCGAAAACGACTTTATCGCGCCTTCGCTGCACGCACACGGCTGCACGACGGGGTCATGTTCCACACCTCGACGGAGGTCGACGCCGCCGACGTCGCCAGATATCACCCGTCGAGCCGGATTCTGATATCGCCGGATACGGTCCGGATCCCCGGTGGGCCCAACCTCGCGGTGCCGCAGCGTCCCGTGAAACTCGTCCACATCTCACGGATCAGCCCGATCAAGAACCTGCACAGAGTCATCCAGGCGCTCGCCCACGTCGAGACACGTGTGCAGTTGGATGTCTGGGGCCCCATCGAGGACCCGGCCTACTGGAAGCTGTGCAACCAGGCGACAGCAGAGCTCCCCGTGACCGCCGAGGTCCGATACAGGGGCCAGATTCACTCCTCCGAAGTGCACGACATGCTCGGCCGGTACCACGCACTCGTCTGCTGCTCGCTGTCGGAGAACTTCGGACAGAACGTGGCAGAGGCGCTGGCGGCCGGTTGCCCGGTGATCGTCTCCAACACCCTGCACTGGGCAACCGTCGTGGACGGAACGGCCGGGTGGACGGTCGACCCGGTGAACCTGCAGGACCTGGCCGCGGTGCTGAAGATGGTCACCATGGCGCCGGACGACGAATGGCGCCGACTGCGGATCGGTTGTTCCACCGCGCTCGGCCTGTCGCAGGAGATCGGTGCCCGGATGAGCGGCCGGCAACTGATCGAAGCCGCGTTGAGCAGCTGA
- a CDS encoding glycosyltransferase family 4 protein, with protein MRAERTRRSDRRSEPLVTTPVVVVAPNLIPHYRVPVFRELAANPLCRYHFWAGDGEPSASIKVAEADQIPNRAALRNYYLGPLLWQAGLLRMVARVRPDAVIFTGDMHILSVWLGAALCRVLRIRVLFWTHGWRRDEHGVRRLARLSFYRCAHRLLLYGTRAKAIGARTGYPEDRMTVIYNSIEGPDPSPARTAERPMPGAGQTSRTTIRLIMCSRLIPIRRADLLFEAMRLLGDRGVTTSLRLLGDGPDRPRLERLAEDLRVDVLFVGAAYDREVITAHHRQSDICVVPAWGGLAVIQGLLARVPVVIHSNPADHGPEAEEVVPGLTGELFSQGDPRDLAAAIERCAGWCEVDAPARAKAFDDIAERYSPSHQARLIDEACRTEIRHRP; from the coding sequence GTGCGTGCGGAGCGGACGCGGCGCTCGGACCGGAGGAGCGAACCGCTCGTCACGACACCGGTCGTCGTGGTGGCGCCCAACCTGATTCCGCACTACCGCGTACCGGTCTTCCGGGAACTTGCCGCAAACCCGCTGTGCCGCTACCACTTCTGGGCAGGCGACGGCGAACCGTCGGCCTCGATCAAGGTCGCGGAGGCGGACCAGATCCCCAACCGTGCGGCGCTGCGGAACTACTATCTCGGTCCGTTGCTGTGGCAGGCGGGGCTACTCCGCATGGTGGCACGCGTCCGGCCGGACGCTGTGATCTTCACCGGCGACATGCACATCCTCTCGGTCTGGCTGGGGGCGGCGCTGTGCCGGGTGCTGCGGATCAGGGTGCTGTTCTGGACGCATGGATGGCGGCGGGACGAGCACGGGGTACGCCGTCTCGCCCGGCTCTCGTTCTACCGTTGCGCGCACAGACTCCTTCTGTACGGCACGCGTGCGAAGGCGATCGGGGCACGCACCGGCTACCCCGAAGATCGGATGACGGTCATCTACAACAGCATCGAGGGGCCGGACCCGTCACCGGCACGCACGGCCGAGCGTCCGATGCCGGGTGCAGGACAGACCTCCCGCACCACCATCCGCCTCATCATGTGTTCGCGGCTGATCCCCATCCGCCGGGCAGACCTGCTGTTCGAGGCGATGCGGTTGCTGGGGGACAGGGGTGTCACCACCTCGCTCCGGCTGCTGGGGGACGGACCCGACCGGCCCAGGTTGGAGCGCCTGGCCGAAGACCTGCGCGTCGACGTGCTTTTCGTGGGGGCCGCCTACGACCGCGAGGTCATCACTGCCCACCATCGCCAGTCCGACATCTGCGTCGTTCCTGCCTGGGGTGGGCTGGCCGTCATCCAGGGCCTGCTGGCGAGGGTTCCGGTAGTCATCCACTCCAATCCGGCCGACCACGGTCCGGAGGCGGAGGAGGTCGTTCCCGGCCTCACCGGAGAGCTGTTCAGCCAGGGCGACCCCCGTGATCTGGCCGCCGCCATCGAGCGTTGCGCCGGCTGGTGCGAGGTCGACGCTCCTGCGCGCGCCAAGGCGTTCGACGACATTGCCGAGCGGTACTCGCCGTCACACCAGGCCAGGCTCATCGACGAGGCGTGCCGTACGGAGATTCGTCACCGGCCGTGA
- a CDS encoding glycosyltransferase family 2 protein, translated as MGSSVTVIIPCHNYGRFLAESVRSSLDQDEIDVHALIIDDASTDDTPRIARKLAAGDSRVSYVRHDHNHGHIATYNEGLDLADTEYTVLGSADDLLARGALRRAVTIMEAEPAVGFVYGVARPFVGPPPQQVDADAPYSYITHAGQEWFASAYLLGRNIPSAPSVVVRSSLQKQLEGYNPDLPHSGDLERWLRLALHGDVATVLGVDQAFYRLHDTNMHRTKFADHLLGLRQRRAAFESALQHLDSPASTRAQLQRAADRVLVQDTFVLMLRMIRRRQLDRHQAAGLLRYALKPSSSPGRPPVFGGATQVRQAVAMADAVVRWPRRLVRVRMQVRANRRAAPR; from the coding sequence ATGGGCTCGTCGGTGACGGTGATCATTCCCTGCCACAACTATGGGCGATTTCTTGCCGAGAGTGTTCGCAGTTCGCTCGATCAGGACGAAATTGACGTTCACGCTCTCATCATCGACGATGCCTCCACCGACGACACACCACGGATAGCCAGAAAACTCGCCGCCGGCGATTCCAGAGTCAGCTACGTGCGTCACGACCACAACCACGGGCACATCGCGACCTACAACGAGGGCCTGGACCTCGCGGACACCGAGTACACGGTCCTGGGCTCGGCCGATGACCTACTCGCCCGTGGCGCGTTGCGACGAGCCGTCACGATCATGGAGGCCGAGCCCGCGGTCGGCTTCGTGTACGGCGTGGCGCGTCCGTTCGTCGGCCCCCCACCCCAGCAGGTCGACGCCGACGCGCCTTACTCCTACATCACCCATGCCGGCCAGGAATGGTTCGCCTCCGCTTACCTCCTCGGCAGGAACATTCCTTCCGCGCCTTCGGTGGTGGTCCGCAGCTCACTCCAGAAGCAACTCGAGGGCTACAACCCCGACCTACCGCACTCCGGCGACCTGGAGCGGTGGCTGAGGCTGGCACTGCACGGCGACGTGGCCACCGTCCTGGGCGTCGACCAGGCGTTCTATCGGCTGCATGACACCAACATGCATCGCACCAAGTTCGCCGATCATCTGCTCGGCCTCCGACAGCGGCGAGCTGCGTTCGAGTCTGCCCTGCAACACCTCGACTCACCTGCGAGCACCAGAGCTCAGCTCCAGCGTGCGGCCGACAGAGTCCTTGTCCAGGACACGTTCGTCCTGATGTTGCGGATGATCCGGCGTCGACAGCTCGACCGGCACCAGGCCGCCGGCCTACTGCGCTATGCGCTGAAGCCGAGCAGTTCACCTGGCCGCCCGCCGGTCTTCGGCGGAGCCACGCAGGTCCGGCAGGCTGTGGCCATGGCAGACGCCGTGGTCCGGTGGCCACGACGTCTGGTGCGGGTACGCATGCAGGTGCGTGCGAACCGGCGGGCAGCTCCACGCTGA
- a CDS encoding glycosyltransferase, protein MRVLVLTNLWPNPQVHFAGTFIVSRVQHLVRLGVDVTLCHLHYKPLWPGESAPSWQALNRLREQITELPAYRPSWYAYGGVKLSLPAMMESGGTRHVSRHACAAPRFDVVHAHGMYVPSAGVIAMQVAQQLRVPYVLSLHGGDVNSAQGRTRADLRRVVGSAAAVSFVSEALRTHAGSLGAVPNRAVVIPNGVDLERFKPEVAGEPAPPGGRRPRVVGYLGHLTAIKGADRLVDIMKLLTDADVRLLVGGRGHLDKSLRQRSSGLPIDFVGPISPGDVPRFMRSLDLLVVPSRSEGWPTVILEAHACGVPVLGSDAGGTADAIGDSTYVVPNGEDFERRFAERLCEVLENKADPHRLRRRAEEYSWRQIAVREAEMLQTAAGSTRGAQAHGR, encoded by the coding sequence ATGAGAGTACTCGTCCTCACCAACCTCTGGCCGAACCCGCAGGTGCACTTCGCCGGCACGTTCATCGTGAGCCGGGTCCAGCACCTGGTGCGCCTGGGAGTCGACGTCACACTGTGCCACCTTCACTACAAGCCCCTGTGGCCAGGAGAATCCGCACCGTCCTGGCAGGCGCTGAACCGGCTGAGAGAACAGATCACCGAACTGCCCGCCTACCGGCCGTCCTGGTACGCCTACGGCGGTGTCAAGCTCTCCTTGCCCGCGATGATGGAGTCGGGCGGGACCAGACACGTAAGCCGACACGCCTGCGCGGCTCCGCGGTTCGACGTCGTCCATGCGCACGGAATGTACGTTCCCAGTGCCGGGGTCATCGCGATGCAGGTGGCACAGCAACTCCGCGTTCCCTATGTGCTCTCCCTCCACGGTGGCGACGTGAACTCTGCTCAGGGGCGCACCAGAGCCGACCTTCGAAGAGTGGTCGGGAGTGCGGCGGCGGTGTCGTTCGTCAGCGAGGCGCTGCGGACGCACGCGGGCAGCCTCGGCGCCGTGCCGAATCGTGCCGTGGTGATACCGAACGGGGTCGACCTGGAACGCTTCAAGCCTGAGGTCGCGGGCGAGCCTGCGCCCCCGGGCGGGCGAAGGCCGCGAGTCGTCGGCTACCTCGGACACCTCACAGCGATCAAGGGAGCCGACAGGCTCGTCGACATCATGAAGCTGCTCACCGATGCCGACGTTCGCCTCCTCGTGGGTGGGAGAGGGCACCTGGACAAGTCGCTTCGTCAGCGGTCGAGTGGGCTCCCGATCGACTTCGTCGGGCCGATCTCTCCGGGCGACGTACCCCGATTCATGCGTAGCCTCGACCTGCTCGTCGTCCCGAGTCGCAGCGAGGGCTGGCCGACGGTCATCCTCGAGGCCCACGCCTGCGGCGTGCCCGTGCTCGGCTCGGATGCCGGCGGGACCGCGGATGCCATCGGCGACTCGACGTACGTCGTCCCGAACGGGGAGGACTTCGAGCGACGCTTCGCCGAGCGGCTCTGCGAGGTACTCGAGAACAAGGCGGACCCCCATCGGCTACGAAGGCGGGCGGAGGAGTACTCCTGGCGTCAGATCGCCGTCCGGGAGGCCGAGATGCTACAGACGGCCGCCGGGTCCACCCGTGGTGCCCAGGCTCACGGCCGGTGA